A window of Metabacillus sp. B2-18 contains these coding sequences:
- the yunB gene encoding sporulation protein YunB produces MAKFRGRRPRKGPLPFRYVLLLTLVIFTFLTASSFWYVDSKVEPAIMDIAKLEASSIATTIIHEAVKEETEKDQENLVIIDKDNNGNTNTIRFNSAVVRAELDRITDNITRKLTEIEKGNFHTTDNQEMELDDGIVYSIPLGQITDNAILSTIGPDIPVRFYLIGDVHTDIKRTLKEYGINSAVHEISVIVEVTVQVVIPFSTKPVTITNTIPIVDIAAHGDVPQYYNNGSGENAPAIELPAIP; encoded by the coding sequence TTGGCTAAGTTTCGCGGTCGACGCCCGCGCAAAGGGCCTTTACCTTTTCGATATGTACTATTGTTAACACTTGTTATATTTACGTTTCTGACAGCCAGTAGTTTTTGGTATGTAGATAGCAAAGTAGAGCCAGCTATTATGGATATCGCAAAGCTAGAAGCTTCTTCCATTGCAACAACGATTATTCATGAAGCTGTAAAGGAAGAAACAGAGAAAGATCAAGAAAACCTTGTTATAATAGATAAGGATAACAACGGCAATACAAACACAATCCGATTTAATTCAGCAGTTGTTCGAGCAGAATTAGATCGAATTACTGATAACATCACAAGGAAATTAACCGAAATTGAAAAAGGAAATTTTCATACAACAGACAATCAGGAAATGGAATTAGATGATGGAATTGTTTATTCGATTCCGCTGGGGCAAATAACGGATAATGCAATTTTAAGTACTATAGGTCCAGATATTCCAGTTCGTTTTTACTTAATAGGTGATGTACATACCGATATAAAAAGAACATTAAAGGAATATGGAATTAACAGTGCTGTTCATGAAATATCTGTTATTGTGGAAGTAACTGTCCAGGTTGTTATCCCCTTCTCAACAAAGCCTGTTACGATTACTAATACAATTCCTATTGTTGACATTGCAGCTCACGGTGATGTACCGCAGTATTATAATAATGGAAGCGGAGAAAATGCACCTGCCATTGAATTACCAGCAATTCCATAG
- a CDS encoding YunC family protein, which produces MVTMTPVVIEGKQFTAITVALPKTNFMAVTNDKGYIMCGALDVALLNEKLKDRGIIAGRAVGVRTIDQLLEAPLESVTYEAEKLGITVGTTGKDALLKMA; this is translated from the coding sequence ATGGTTACAATGACTCCAGTTGTTATAGAAGGAAAGCAGTTCACAGCGATTACAGTTGCGTTGCCTAAAACAAATTTTATGGCAGTTACAAACGATAAAGGATATATCATGTGCGGAGCACTTGATGTTGCATTATTAAATGAAAAGCTTAAAGACCGAGGAATTATTGCTGGTCGTGCTGTTGGTGTCCGTACAATTGATCAATTACTCGAAGCGCCACTGGAATCTGTCACATATGAAGCAGAAAAACTGGGAATCACTGTGGGAACAACAGGAAAAGATGCTTTACTAAAAATGGCTTAA
- a CDS encoding bifunctional metallophosphatase/5'-nucleotidase has protein sequence MLETVHLYHTNDLHSHFENWPAIVQFIKNNKAWHDQQNEQMILLDIGDHSDRFHPITEATKGKANVTLLNQLNYDAVTIGNNEGITFSHEDLDSLYENATFPVILSNLYTELGERPNWVVPYHIITLNSGTRIAFLGVTVFYEKFYELLGWRIKDPFQSLLETVEQVKEQCDVIVLLSHLGISDDEIIAKEFPDIDVIIGGHTHHVLKEGIELHNTLIAGAGKYGQYVGHISLSICLETNKLHQYKASLFPIEEQKIVCNETELWLQESSRQADNILSEVIGVSKNGLSLDWYQESEFPKLLVQSIKEWCDGEVAMVNSGILLEPLQKGSVTRKDLHRICPHPINPCKVYLKGDVLKEVIVQSRDEKMEHLKLKGLGFRGKVMGRMVFDGIEVNMETLEDGKDHVKEIVVNGKPISPERIYAVATIDMFTLGPLYPEIGHAEKKVFFMPELLRDLLAWKLGEKSRIE, from the coding sequence ATGTTAGAAACCGTTCACCTTTATCATACAAATGATTTACATAGTCATTTTGAAAATTGGCCAGCTATCGTACAATTTATAAAAAACAATAAAGCATGGCATGATCAACAAAATGAACAAATGATTTTATTGGATATTGGAGATCATTCAGATCGGTTTCATCCAATAACTGAAGCAACAAAGGGAAAAGCAAATGTTACACTGTTAAATCAGTTAAATTATGACGCAGTAACAATTGGTAATAATGAAGGCATTACTTTTTCACATGAAGACCTTGATTCTTTATACGAAAACGCAACATTTCCGGTGATATTATCTAATTTATATACCGAATTGGGGGAACGCCCTAATTGGGTTGTTCCTTATCATATTATTACACTTAACAGTGGTACGAGGATTGCTTTCCTTGGTGTTACGGTTTTCTATGAAAAGTTCTATGAATTACTTGGATGGAGAATAAAAGACCCTTTTCAAAGTTTATTGGAGACTGTTGAACAAGTAAAGGAACAATGTGATGTGATTGTACTTTTGTCTCATTTGGGAATAAGTGATGACGAAATTATAGCAAAAGAGTTTCCTGATATTGATGTAATTATCGGAGGTCATACCCATCATGTTCTGAAAGAAGGGATTGAGCTTCATAACACTCTAATCGCAGGTGCAGGAAAATATGGTCAATATGTTGGGCATATTTCTTTATCTATTTGTCTTGAGACTAATAAACTTCATCAGTATAAAGCTTCTCTATTTCCAATAGAGGAGCAGAAAATAGTATGTAATGAAACAGAGTTATGGCTACAAGAATCTTCAAGACAAGCCGATAACATTCTTTCGGAGGTAATTGGTGTCTCAAAAAATGGTCTTTCTTTAGATTGGTACCAAGAATCTGAATTCCCAAAACTCCTTGTTCAATCAATAAAGGAGTGGTGTGATGGAGAGGTTGCAATGGTGAACTCAGGTATTCTTTTAGAGCCATTACAAAAAGGATCTGTCACAAGAAAAGATCTTCATCGCATTTGTCCACATCCAATAAATCCGTGTAAGGTTTATTTAAAAGGTGATGTTCTTAAAGAAGTTATTGTTCAATCGAGAGATGAGAAGATGGAACATTTAAAGCTAAAAGGTCTTGGCTTTAGAGGAAAAGTAATGGGACGAATGGTTTTTGATGGGATTGAAGTAAACATGGAAACGTTAGAGGATGGCAAAGATCATGTGAAAGAAATAGTTGTTAATGGCAAACCCATTTCGCCTGAAAGAATTTATGCTGTTGCGACGATCGATATGTTTACTCTCGGTCCACTATATCCTGAAATCGGTCATGCCGAGAAAAAAGTGTTTTTTATGCCTGAATTATTGAGAGATTTATTAGCTTGGAAGTTAGGTGAAAAATCTAGAATTGAATAG
- a CDS encoding DUF72 domain-containing protein, which translates to MTSIQIGLTGWGDHDSLYTSLNTTNKLQEYAAHFPTVEIDSCFYAVQPERNMEKWVKDTPKGFQFIAKAYQGMTGHLRGEIPFDNKSDMFSAYIKSIQPLKNANKLAMVLFQFPPWFSCNKENVAYLKWCREKMGDTEVALEFRNRSWFSSSYYDKTLQFMEDEKWIHSIVDEPQAGERSIPTVLKPTTPHKTLIRLHGRNVYGWNKPANGDNWRDVRYLYRYNEEELLEWKDHLAEIQHRTETTYMLFNNNSGGDAADNAKMMINLLNLHYTGLAEKQLSLFQDNNEGM; encoded by the coding sequence TTGACAAGCATTCAAATAGGGTTAACTGGATGGGGAGATCATGATTCCCTTTACACTAGTTTGAATACAACGAATAAATTACAAGAATATGCTGCACATTTTCCAACGGTTGAAATTGATTCATGTTTTTATGCTGTCCAGCCGGAACGTAATATGGAAAAGTGGGTAAAAGATACACCAAAGGGGTTTCAGTTTATAGCAAAAGCTTATCAAGGAATGACAGGACATCTTCGCGGAGAAATTCCCTTTGATAACAAATCTGATATGTTTTCAGCATACATAAAATCGATTCAACCATTAAAAAATGCAAATAAATTAGCTATGGTATTATTCCAATTTCCCCCTTGGTTTTCATGTAACAAAGAAAATGTAGCATACTTAAAATGGTGCAGAGAAAAAATGGGAGATACAGAGGTTGCATTAGAATTTCGCAACCGCTCGTGGTTTTCTTCTAGTTATTATGATAAAACCTTACAGTTTATGGAGGATGAGAAATGGATTCATAGTATTGTGGACGAACCTCAGGCTGGTGAAAGATCGATTCCCACCGTTCTAAAACCAACTACTCCTCATAAAACACTTATCCGTCTCCATGGAAGAAATGTATATGGATGGAATAAGCCGGCTAATGGAGATAATTGGCGAGATGTTCGATATTTGTATCGATATAATGAAGAAGAGTTATTAGAGTGGAAAGACCATTTAGCTGAGATACAACATAGAACAGAAACAACATATATGCTCTTTAATAACAACTCAGGTGGAGATGCTGCAGATAATGCAAAGATGATGATAAATCTACTAAATCTTCATTATACAGGCTTAGCTGAAAAACAATTAAGTTTGTTTCAAGATAATAATGAGGGCATGTAA